One Bradyrhizobium sp. ISRA464 genomic window carries:
- a CDS encoding nitronate monooxygenase family protein, whose product MIKTRFTEMFGVDHPIVQGGMQWVGRAELVAAVANAGALGMITALTQPTPDDLRREIARCREMTDKPFGVNLTILPAIKPPPYAEYRQAIIESGIKIVETAGNKPQEHVDEFKKHGVKVLHKCTSVRHALSAERMGVDAISIDGFECAGHPGEDDTPGLILIPAAADKVKIPMIASGGFGDARGLVAALALGADGINMGTRFMCTKESPIHQLVKERIVANDERETELIFRTMRNTSRVARNAISTKVVAMEKQGAKFEDVRELVAGARGKMVYATGDADEGIWSAGQVQGLIHDIPSCAELISRIVREAEAIIRERLEAMMSGAKRQAAE is encoded by the coding sequence ATGATCAAGACACGCTTCACCGAGATGTTCGGCGTCGACCACCCGATCGTGCAGGGCGGCATGCAATGGGTCGGGCGCGCGGAACTGGTCGCAGCCGTCGCCAATGCCGGCGCGCTCGGCATGATCACGGCGCTGACCCAGCCGACGCCGGATGACCTGCGCAGGGAAATCGCGCGCTGCCGCGAGATGACCGACAAGCCGTTCGGCGTGAACCTCACCATCCTGCCCGCGATCAAGCCGCCGCCTTACGCCGAATACCGCCAGGCCATCATCGAGAGCGGCATCAAGATCGTCGAGACCGCCGGCAACAAGCCGCAGGAGCATGTCGACGAGTTCAAGAAGCACGGCGTCAAGGTGCTGCACAAATGCACCAGCGTCCGCCACGCGCTGTCCGCCGAGCGCATGGGGGTCGATGCGATCTCGATCGACGGCTTTGAATGCGCCGGCCACCCCGGCGAGGACGATACCCCCGGCCTGATCCTGATCCCGGCCGCGGCCGACAAGGTGAAGATCCCGATGATCGCCTCGGGCGGCTTCGGCGATGCCCGCGGCCTGGTCGCCGCACTCGCGCTCGGCGCCGACGGCATCAACATGGGCACGCGATTCATGTGCACCAAGGAAAGCCCGATCCACCAGCTCGTGAAGGAGCGCATCGTCGCCAATGACGAGCGCGAGACCGAGCTGATCTTCCGCACCATGCGCAACACCTCGCGCGTCGCCAGGAACGCGATCTCGACCAAGGTCGTGGCGATGGAGAAGCAAGGCGCCAAGTTCGAGGACGTCCGCGAGCTCGTCGCCGGCGCCCGTGGCAAGATGGTCTACGCCACCGGCGATGCCGACGAGGGCATCTGGTCGGCCGGCCAGGTGCAGGGCCTGATCCACGACATCCCGTCCTGCGCCGAGCTCATCTCACGCATCGTGCGCGAGGCGGAAGCGATCATCCGCGAGCGGCTCGAGGCCATGATGTCCGGCGCCAAGCGCCAAGCCGCCGAATAG
- the oxc gene encoding oxalyl-CoA decarboxylase: MLNTAAKSEAPGTEQELTDGFHLVIEALKLNGINTIYGVPGIPITDLGRMAQAAGIRVLSFRHEQNAGYAASIAGFLTKRPGVCLTVSAPGFLNGLTALAHATTNCFPMILISGSSEREIVDLQQGDYEEMDQLAIAKPLCKAAFRVLHAQDIGIGLARAIRAAVSGRPGGVYLDLPAKLFSQVMNADAGQKSLVKVIDAAPEQIPSPSAVKRALDVLKSAKRPLIILGKGAAYAQADEQIKALVEKSGVPFLPMSMAKGLLPDLHPQCAGAARSTVLKDADVVMLIGARLNWLLSHGKGKTWGDAPKKFIQVDIEPKEMDSNVEIAAPVVGDIGSCVTALLEGMGANWPTAPADWVGKIATKRDENVAKMAPKLMSNASPMDYHGALGALRAIIKERPDTIFVNEGANTLDLARGVVDMHEPRKRLDVGTWGVMGIGMGYSIAAAIETGHPVLAVEGDSAFGFSGMEVETICRYKLPICVVIFNNDGIYRGTDVNSASSDPATTVFVKGSRYDKMMEAFGGVGVNATSPDELKRAVNAALDSGKPTLINAVIDPAAGSESGRIGNLNPQSVLKKK, from the coding sequence ATGCTGAATACCGCTGCGAAGTCCGAGGCACCGGGCACCGAGCAAGAATTGACCGATGGCTTCCACCTCGTCATCGAGGCGCTCAAGCTCAACGGCATCAACACCATCTACGGTGTGCCGGGTATCCCGATCACGGACCTGGGCCGCATGGCCCAGGCGGCGGGCATTCGCGTGCTGTCATTCCGCCACGAGCAGAACGCCGGCTATGCCGCGTCGATCGCGGGCTTCCTGACCAAGCGCCCCGGCGTCTGCCTCACAGTGTCGGCGCCCGGCTTCCTCAACGGCCTCACCGCGCTCGCCCACGCCACCACCAACTGCTTCCCGATGATCCTGATCTCGGGCTCCTCCGAGCGCGAGATCGTCGACCTGCAGCAGGGCGACTATGAGGAGATGGATCAGCTCGCAATTGCCAAGCCGCTGTGCAAGGCCGCGTTCCGCGTGCTGCATGCCCAGGACATCGGCATTGGACTTGCGCGCGCCATCCGCGCCGCGGTGTCGGGCCGTCCGGGCGGCGTCTATCTCGACCTGCCCGCAAAGCTGTTCTCCCAGGTGATGAATGCCGACGCCGGCCAGAAGTCGCTGGTCAAGGTGATCGACGCGGCGCCCGAGCAGATCCCCTCCCCGTCGGCGGTCAAGCGCGCGCTCGACGTGCTCAAGAGTGCGAAGCGGCCGCTGATCATTCTCGGCAAGGGCGCCGCCTACGCGCAGGCCGACGAGCAGATCAAGGCCTTGGTCGAGAAGAGCGGCGTGCCGTTCCTGCCGATGAGCATGGCCAAGGGCCTTCTGCCCGACCTGCATCCGCAATGCGCCGGCGCGGCGCGCTCGACCGTGCTGAAGGACGCCGACGTCGTGATGCTGATCGGCGCCCGCCTCAACTGGCTATTGTCGCACGGCAAGGGCAAGACCTGGGGCGACGCCCCGAAGAAATTCATTCAGGTCGACATCGAGCCGAAGGAGATGGACTCCAACGTCGAGATCGCGGCCCCCGTGGTCGGCGATATCGGCTCCTGCGTCACGGCGCTGCTCGAGGGCATGGGCGCGAACTGGCCGACGGCGCCGGCCGACTGGGTCGGCAAGATCGCGACCAAGCGCGACGAGAACGTCGCCAAGATGGCGCCGAAGCTGATGAGCAACGCCTCGCCGATGGACTATCACGGTGCGCTCGGCGCGCTGCGTGCGATCATCAAGGAACGGCCGGACACTATCTTCGTCAACGAAGGCGCCAACACGCTCGACCTCGCCCGCGGCGTGGTCGACATGCATGAACCACGCAAGCGGCTCGACGTCGGCACCTGGGGCGTGATGGGCATCGGCATGGGCTATTCGATCGCCGCCGCGATCGAGACCGGCCACCCCGTGCTCGCGGTCGAGGGCGACAGCGCCTTCGGCTTCTCGGGCATGGAGGTCGAGACCATCTGCCGCTACAAGCTGCCGATCTGCGTCGTGATCTTCAACAATGACGGCATCTATCGCGGCACCGACGTCAACAGTGCAAGCTCGGATCCCGCGACCACCGTGTTCGTCAAGGGCTCGCGCTACGACAAGATGATGGAGGCCTTCGGCGGCGTCGGCGTCAATGCGACCTCTCCCGACGAGCTGAAGCGCGCGGTCAACGCCGCGCTGGATTCCGGCAAGCCGACGCTGATCAACGCGGTGATCGATCCTGCCGCCGGCTCGGAGAGCGGCCGCATCGGCAACCTCAATCCGCAAAGCGTTCTGAAGAAGAAATAG
- the frc gene encoding formyl-CoA transferase — protein sequence MTKALTGVRILDFTHVQSGPTCTQLLAWFGADVIKVERPGVGDITRGQLQDIPNVDSLYFTMLNHNKRSITLDTKNPKGKEVLTALIKQCDVLVENFGPGVLDRMGFPWEKIHSINPKMIVASIKGFGPGPYEDCKVYENVAQCTGGAASTTGFRDGLPLVTGAQIGDSGTGLHLALGIVTALYHRTHSGKGQRVTAAMQDGVLNLSRVKLRDQQRLAHGPLKEYSQFGEGIPFGDAVPRAGNDSGGGQPGRILKCKGWETDPNAYIYFITQAPVWEKICDVIGEPTWKTHPDYAKPAARLPRLNEIFARIEQWTMTKTKFEAMEILNKDDIPCGPILSMKELAEDQSLRATGTVVEVDHPTRGKYLSVGNPIKLSDSPSDVKRSPLLGEHTDEILREVLGFSDHQVAEIHDSGALDPPRKQAAE from the coding sequence ATGACAAAGGCGCTCACGGGCGTTCGCATTCTCGATTTCACCCACGTCCAGTCGGGTCCGACCTGCACGCAGTTGCTGGCCTGGTTCGGCGCGGATGTGATCAAGGTCGAGCGTCCCGGCGTCGGCGACATCACGCGCGGCCAGCTGCAGGACATCCCGAACGTGGACAGCCTGTATTTCACCATGCTGAACCACAACAAGCGCTCGATCACGCTCGACACCAAGAACCCGAAGGGCAAGGAAGTGCTCACGGCGCTGATCAAGCAGTGCGACGTGCTGGTCGAGAACTTCGGCCCCGGTGTACTGGATCGGATGGGTTTCCCCTGGGAGAAGATCCACAGCATCAACCCGAAGATGATCGTCGCCTCGATCAAGGGTTTCGGCCCCGGCCCGTATGAGGACTGCAAGGTCTACGAGAACGTCGCGCAGTGCACCGGCGGCGCCGCCTCGACCACCGGCTTCCGCGACGGTCTGCCGCTCGTGACCGGCGCGCAGATCGGCGACAGCGGCACCGGGCTGCACCTCGCGCTCGGCATTGTCACCGCGCTCTACCATCGCACCCACTCGGGCAAGGGCCAGCGCGTCACCGCGGCGATGCAGGATGGCGTGCTTAATTTGTCGCGCGTCAAGCTGCGCGACCAGCAGCGCCTCGCCCACGGCCCGCTGAAGGAATACAGCCAGTTCGGCGAAGGCATTCCGTTCGGCGACGCGGTGCCGCGCGCCGGCAACGATTCCGGCGGCGGCCAGCCGGGCCGCATCCTGAAGTGCAAGGGCTGGGAGACCGATCCGAACGCCTACATCTACTTCATCACGCAGGCCCCGGTCTGGGAGAAGATCTGCGACGTGATCGGCGAGCCCACCTGGAAGACCCATCCGGACTACGCCAAGCCGGCCGCCCGTCTGCCGCGGCTGAACGAGATCTTCGCCCGCATCGAGCAGTGGACGATGACCAAGACCAAGTTCGAGGCGATGGAGATCCTCAACAAGGACGACATCCCCTGCGGTCCGATCCTGTCGATGAAGGAGCTGGCGGAAGATCAGTCGCTGCGCGCGACCGGCACCGTCGTCGAGGTCGATCATCCGACCCGCGGCAAGTACCTCTCGGTCGGCAACCCGATCAAGCTGTCGGACTCACCGAGCGACGTGAAGCGCTCGCCGCTGCTCGGCGAGCACACCGACGAGATCCTGCGCGAGGTGCTCGGCTTCTCCGATCACCAGGTCGCCGAGATCCACGATTCCGGCGCGCTCGATCCGCCGCGGAAGCAGGCGGCCGAGTAA
- a CDS encoding CBS domain-containing protein encodes MQVGDILRKKTARVATVRMNETVAIAAQLMRTSNISALVVKDVVRTEGNTAVGMFTERDVVRAIATHGAAGAGMRVSQFVAVQQLVSCSSTDTLDHVRHLMNKHHIRHVPVIDNYSLIGVVSMRDISAAFDEHATTSVRQAVPA; translated from the coding sequence ATGCAAGTCGGAGATATCCTGCGCAAGAAGACCGCCCGCGTTGCAACGGTTCGCATGAACGAGACCGTGGCGATCGCCGCACAACTGATGCGCACCAGCAATATCAGCGCGCTCGTGGTGAAGGATGTCGTCCGCACCGAGGGCAACACCGCCGTCGGCATGTTCACCGAGCGCGACGTGGTGCGCGCGATCGCCACGCACGGCGCAGCCGGCGCCGGCATGCGGGTGTCGCAATTCGTTGCCGTGCAGCAGCTCGTGTCCTGCAGCTCGACGGATACGCTCGATCACGTCCGCCATCTGATGAACAAGCACCATATCCGCCACGTGCCTGTGATCGACAATTACAGCCTGATCGGCGTCGTCAGCATGCGCGACATCTCGGCCGCGTTCGACGAGCACGCGACGACTTCGGTGCGGCAGGCCGTGCCGGCCTGA
- the oxlT gene encoding oxalate/formate MFS antiporter: MVSSNTAVTQAQPSSSGFRWLQLIMGIVCMAMIANLQYGWTLFVDPIDGAHHWGRAAIQLAFTIFVVTETWLVPIEAWFVDKYGPRLVIMFGGIMIASAWVLNSYADSLTLLYIAAVFGGIGAGSVYGTCVGNALKWFPDRRGLAAGATAAGFGAGAALTVVPIAKMIAASGYQSAFFDFGIGQGLVVFVLAFFIRPPAVAIPPKKKQLNLPQTKIDFTPPQVLRSPIFWIMYLVFVMVAAGGLMAAAQIAPIAHDYKIATTPVTLAGFQMAALTFAISLDRIFDGFGRPFFGWVSDNIGREHTMFIAFGTGALMLLTLSTWGHHPLVFVLATAVYFGVFGEIYSLFPATCGDTFGAKFATTNNGMLYTAKGTASLLVPAASIVATNYGWHAVFVIAVALNATAALMAVFVIKPLRRAFILGNEAAAEAATAATAKTA; this comes from the coding sequence ATGGTTTCCAGCAATACAGCTGTCACGCAAGCACAACCTTCGTCCAGCGGCTTCCGCTGGCTGCAACTTATCATGGGCATCGTCTGCATGGCGATGATCGCGAACCTCCAGTACGGCTGGACGCTGTTCGTCGATCCGATTGACGGCGCGCATCACTGGGGCCGCGCGGCGATCCAGCTCGCCTTCACCATCTTCGTGGTGACCGAGACATGGCTGGTGCCGATCGAAGCCTGGTTCGTCGACAAATACGGCCCGCGTCTCGTCATCATGTTCGGCGGCATCATGATCGCGTCGGCCTGGGTGCTGAACTCCTACGCCGATTCACTCACCCTGCTCTACATCGCCGCCGTGTTCGGCGGCATCGGCGCGGGTTCGGTCTACGGCACCTGCGTCGGCAATGCGCTGAAATGGTTTCCGGATCGCCGCGGCCTCGCCGCGGGTGCGACGGCAGCCGGCTTCGGCGCAGGCGCCGCGCTCACCGTGGTGCCGATCGCTAAGATGATCGCCGCGAGCGGCTACCAGTCCGCATTCTTCGATTTCGGCATTGGGCAAGGCCTGGTCGTCTTCGTGCTTGCCTTCTTCATCCGCCCGCCTGCAGTGGCGATCCCGCCGAAGAAGAAGCAGCTCAACCTGCCGCAGACCAAGATCGACTTCACGCCGCCGCAGGTGCTGCGCAGCCCGATCTTCTGGATCATGTATCTGGTGTTCGTGATGGTCGCGGCCGGCGGCCTGATGGCGGCGGCGCAGATCGCGCCGATCGCGCACGACTACAAGATCGCCACCACGCCGGTCACCCTCGCCGGCTTCCAGATGGCGGCGCTGACCTTCGCGATCTCGCTCGACCGCATCTTCGACGGCTTCGGACGTCCGTTCTTCGGCTGGGTCTCCGACAATATCGGCCGCGAGCACACGATGTTCATTGCCTTCGGCACCGGCGCGCTGATGCTGCTGACGCTCTCGACCTGGGGCCATCATCCGCTGGTGTTCGTGCTGGCGACCGCGGTTTATTTCGGCGTGTTCGGCGAGATCTACTCGCTGTTTCCGGCAACCTGCGGCGACACCTTCGGCGCGAAGTTCGCCACCACCAACAACGGCATGCTCTACACGGCGAAGGGCACGGCGTCGCTGCTGGTGCCGGCTGCCAGCATCGTCGCCACCAACTATGGCTGGCATGCGGTGTTCGTGATCGCGGTCGCGCTGAATGCCACCGCCGCGCTGATGGCCGTGTTCGTGATCAAGCCGCTACGGCGCGCCTTCATTCTTGGCAACGAGGCCGCCGCCGAGGCCGCGACGGCGGCCACCGCCAAGACGGCCTGA
- a CDS encoding MFS transporter, whose protein sequence is MLMDISSEMIHALLPIYLVTVLGTSMVTVGFIEGIAEATASITKIFSGALSDWLGKRKLLAAIGYGIAAFTKPVFPLAPTVGWLIAARFIDRVGKGIRGAPRDALVADIAPPELRGASFGLRQSLDTVGAFVGPLLAIALMRTSADNFRAVFWLAVIPAFLSLALIVLAVEEPRRHSNGSRAKNPLSLAAVKHLGKPYWRVVGIGVVFTLARFSEAFLILRAQNVGLDAMWVPAVLVLMNIVYALSAYPAGVPSDRINRTGLLAIGLVCLAAADLTLATLANLGGLALGVALWGLHMGLTQGLFATLIADTSPASLRGTAYGYFNLLSGVAMLCSSVIAGALWDALGPAATFLSGLAFALLSLAGLLAIDTTVKRANDQEL, encoded by the coding sequence ATGCTGATGGACATCTCGTCGGAGATGATCCACGCGCTGCTGCCGATCTATCTCGTCACCGTGCTCGGCACCTCGATGGTGACGGTCGGCTTCATCGAAGGCATCGCGGAAGCGACCGCTTCGATCACAAAGATATTCTCGGGCGCGCTATCCGACTGGCTCGGCAAGCGCAAGCTGCTCGCGGCGATCGGCTACGGAATTGCCGCCTTCACCAAGCCGGTGTTTCCGCTGGCGCCGACTGTCGGCTGGCTGATTGCCGCCCGCTTCATCGATCGCGTCGGCAAGGGCATACGCGGCGCGCCACGCGACGCGCTCGTCGCCGATATCGCGCCGCCCGAACTGCGCGGCGCGAGCTTCGGGCTTCGGCAATCGCTCGACACCGTCGGCGCCTTCGTCGGTCCCCTGCTCGCCATCGCCCTGATGCGGACCAGCGCCGATAATTTCCGCGCGGTGTTCTGGCTTGCCGTCATTCCGGCCTTCCTCTCACTCGCCCTGATCGTCCTCGCCGTCGAAGAGCCGCGGCGTCACTCCAACGGAAGCCGAGCGAAAAACCCGCTGAGCCTCGCCGCGGTGAAGCATCTCGGGAAACCCTACTGGCGCGTGGTCGGGATCGGCGTCGTATTCACGCTCGCCCGCTTCAGCGAGGCGTTCCTGATCCTGCGCGCACAAAATGTCGGACTTGACGCGATGTGGGTCCCCGCGGTGCTGGTGCTAATGAACATCGTCTATGCGCTATCGGCCTATCCAGCCGGTGTGCCGTCCGACCGGATCAATCGCACCGGCCTGCTCGCAATCGGGCTCGTATGCCTCGCTGCCGCCGATCTCACGCTGGCCACCCTCGCGAATCTGGGCGGGCTGGCGCTCGGCGTAGCCCTTTGGGGCCTGCACATGGGGCTGACACAAGGCCTGTTCGCAACGCTTATCGCTGATACCTCGCCCGCCTCGCTGCGTGGCACCGCCTACGGGTATTTCAACCTGTTGAGCGGCGTCGCAATGCTTTGCTCGAGCGTCATCGCAGGCGCGCTGTGGGACGCGCTTGGGCCCGCAGCCACATTCCTTAGCGGTCTTGCCTTTGCCCTGTTGTCGCTCGCCGGACTGCTTGCCATCGATACGACCGTCAAGCGTGCGAACGATCAAGAACTTTGA
- the oxlT gene encoding oxalate/formate MFS antiporter, giving the protein MSDMAQATAAPTAARVSDTYRWTQLAIGVAAMVMIANYQYGWTFFVPDIQKKFGWDRASIQWAFTLFVLFETWLVPVEGWFVDKYGPRVVVLVGGVLCAIGWVINAQATTLNGYYLGMIIAGIGAGGVYGTCVGNALKWFPDKRGLAAGITAAGFGAGSALTVAPIQAMIKDSGFQTTFLYFGLGQGIVIVLLAFFLLAPKAGQVPQVAQNANLVQTRRNYQPTEVLRQPIFWLMYFMFVIVGAGGLMVTANLKPIAVDWKVDNIPVTLVGMTMTAVTFAATIDRILNGLTRPFFGWISDMIGRENTMFIAFGMEGLGIWALHMLGHDPVWFVILSGFVFFAWGEIYSLFPSTCTDTFGAKFATTNAGLLYTAKGTAALLVPIANYMQQSSGHWDNVFIIAAGANILASLLAIAVLKPWRKIVVAKSTA; this is encoded by the coding sequence ATGTCGGATATGGCTCAGGCAACTGCGGCCCCTACGGCCGCGCGCGTCAGCGACACCTATCGGTGGACGCAACTTGCGATCGGCGTCGCCGCAATGGTGATGATCGCAAATTATCAGTACGGGTGGACGTTCTTCGTCCCCGATATCCAAAAGAAGTTCGGATGGGATCGCGCCTCGATCCAGTGGGCCTTCACCCTCTTCGTGCTGTTCGAGACCTGGCTGGTGCCGGTTGAAGGCTGGTTCGTCGACAAATACGGCCCGCGTGTCGTCGTGCTCGTCGGCGGCGTGCTGTGCGCCATCGGTTGGGTGATCAACGCGCAGGCGACCACGCTGAACGGCTACTATCTCGGCATGATCATCGCCGGTATCGGCGCCGGCGGCGTCTACGGCACCTGCGTCGGCAACGCGCTGAAATGGTTTCCCGACAAGCGCGGCCTCGCCGCCGGCATCACCGCAGCAGGCTTCGGCGCAGGCTCGGCGCTGACGGTCGCGCCGATCCAGGCCATGATCAAGGACTCCGGCTTCCAGACCACCTTCCTCTATTTCGGTCTCGGCCAGGGCATCGTCATCGTGCTGCTCGCCTTCTTTCTGCTCGCGCCGAAGGCCGGGCAGGTGCCGCAGGTGGCGCAGAACGCCAACCTGGTCCAGACCCGGCGCAACTACCAGCCGACCGAAGTGCTGCGGCAGCCGATCTTCTGGCTGATGTACTTCATGTTCGTGATCGTCGGCGCCGGCGGCCTGATGGTGACGGCGAACCTGAAGCCGATCGCGGTGGACTGGAAGGTCGACAACATTCCGGTGACCCTGGTCGGCATGACCATGACGGCGGTGACCTTCGCCGCAACCATCGACCGCATCCTCAATGGCCTGACGCGACCGTTCTTCGGCTGGATCTCCGACATGATCGGCCGCGAGAACACGATGTTCATCGCCTTCGGCATGGAAGGCCTCGGCATCTGGGCGCTCCACATGCTCGGCCACGATCCGGTGTGGTTCGTGATTCTGTCCGGCTTCGTATTCTTCGCCTGGGGCGAGATCTATTCGCTGTTTCCCTCGACCTGCACCGACACGTTCGGCGCCAAGTTCGCGACCACCAATGCGGGCCTGCTCTACACCGCGAAGGGCACCGCCGCGCTGCTGGTGCCGATCGCCAACTACATGCAGCAGTCGTCGGGCCATTGGGACAACGTCTTCATCATCGCCGCCGGCGCCAACATTCTCGCGTCCTTGCTCGCGATCGCGGTGCTCAAGCCCTGGCGCAAGATCGTGGTGGCGAAGTCGACGGCGTAA